A window of Nonomuraea angiospora genomic DNA:
GACTCGGCATGCGCCTGCGGGGTGGGCTGCCAGCCGTAGTAGTCGAGTCCGAGCCGGCGTCGGGCCAGTTGCCGGGTGTCGGGGCGTTGCCAGTCGTGGATGTCGCGCAGCAGCCGGTCGTAGTCCAGCGGCGCGCCTACGGTCCGCAACTGGGAAATCAGGCCGCGCAGGTGGGTGAGGAAGGCGGAGACCTGGGTGGCCGAGGCGGCGGCGTTGACCCGCCGGTCCACCGCCTCCCGGGAGAACCCCTTGTCGTGCTCCGACTGCTTGTGCAGACGCCGCAGCGCCTGGCCGAGCCGGGCTCCAGGGCGGTGCATGGGATCGGAGCGGGACTGCTGATGCAGCCCGTACAGGGCGAGCGCGGCATGCTCAGCCGTCAGCTCGGGCGAGACCTTGCCCTGGCGGGCGAGCCGGTCGTCGATGGGCGAGCTGTAGTACGGCCACAGGGCCGGCACCGTACCCGCGGGGCGGCCCAGTCCGGCGCGGAAGGCGGCCAGGTCCTCCCCCGGCGGCGGCCCCTGTTTGGGACGCCAGGTGCCGTCGGCGGCCACATAGCGGGTCCAATACCGGACGATGCGATCGTTGCTGGAGGTCATGGGTGTCCTCGTTCTCAGGCTGGCTGGGGTGCCCGTCCGGCGGAGAGTTCCGCCGAGCCGGCGTCCGGGTCATCGCGTACGGACTGAGCCCAGCGGGGCAGTGCGGCGCGTAGCCGCTGGCGGAAGTTCTGCTCGGCGGAGGCCAACCGGTAGACGTACTCCGTCTTGTCCTTCTTCACCACGCGCCCGGCGAACTCGCTGCCGGTGGCCGTGGCCAGCAGCTTGTCCGCCACGTCCTGGGTGTGCCGGTAGGCGAGCTTCTCCCAGGCGGTACGGCCCCGCTCCAGCAAGTCGGGATCATCCGCGCTTGCCCGTACCCCGACCAGGAAGCGCCGCACCAGCGGGTCGAGGGCGTGCAGCACGAACTCGCCGGGGCGTTGTCCCCTGTTCCAGGGGATCGGATCAGCTCCACGCGCTCGCCGCAGATCGCCCGACAGGTTGTTCACCGCCCGTGCCAGGTCCTCGGCCTGCTCGGTCACCTCGACCAAGGTGGTGTAGGTGTCGGTTTCAGTGCGTAGCCCGGCGATCGGCAGCGGGATCGAGTCGAACAGCACGTCCTCCACGACCGCGGACTGGGTGCCGTAGACGATGCCGATCGTCTGCACCTGCAGCGGGTAGTCGAAGGGAAGAGCATCGTCGGCCTGAAGGTCGGCGAGCTGGCTCAGCAGCACCGAGGTCTCCACGCCGCCGTCACCGTTCTGCCGCTCCGCGGCCAGCAGCGCCTCCATGCCACGCCAGGCGGCCTTGCCCGGTACGTGCCGCCGCGGCCGGCGCACTGTGCCTGTGGGACTCTTGGTCTCTTTGGCGAAGGTCCAGGCCGTGTGCGGCTCCCATTCCGGGATGGCCTGCAACCGGTCCCCCGCGCACAGCACGACCCGGCAGACCCGCAAGCCGTGCTCGGTCTGTTCTGGGATCAGGCGGATCCGCCGCGCCTGCCAGGTCCACAGGTCCAGCAGACCGGTAGCGTGTCTGGGTGCCCACTGCCCTGATG
This region includes:
- the casB gene encoding type I-E CRISPR-associated protein Cse2/CasB, which translates into the protein MTSSNDRIVRYWTRYVAADGTWRPKQGPPPGEDLAAFRAGLGRPAGTVPALWPYYSSPIDDRLARQGKVSPELTAEHAALALYGLHQQSRSDPMHRPGARLGQALRRLHKQSEHDKGFSREAVDRRVNAAASATQVSAFLTHLRGLISQLRTVGAPLDYDRLLRDIHDWQRPDTRQLARRRLGLDYYGWQPTPQAHAESTLSPE
- the casA gene encoding type I-E CRISPR-associated protein Cse1/CasA, translating into MFSYDLVDSPWLLPRPRGETAAKPCSLRETLLHADQFDALEVEVSTHTPALLRQVLLPVVMHALGRPVDREQWARRFANGRFTETEQETLSAYLDEVRPRFDLFGSEAPFAQAAGLHTAKDETKGSALLVASQASGNNVPLFSTRTEGEPLPLTPAEAVHWLLHTHCWDTAGIKSGAADDTLAKAGKTTGNVTGPLGSLGVIVPMGRTLFETLMLNIPIGRQPADDLPQWRRPPSSGQWAPRHATGLLDLWTWQARRIRLIPEQTEHGLRVCRVVLCAGDRLQAIPEWEPHTAWTFAKETKSPTGTVRRPRRHVPGKAAWRGMEALLAAERQNGDGGVETSVLLSQLADLQADDALPFDYPLQVQTIGIVYGTQSAVVEDVLFDSIPLPIAGLRTETDTYTTLVEVTEQAEDLARAVNNLSGDLRRARGADPIPWNRGQRPGEFVLHALDPLVRRFLVGVRASADDPDLLERGRTAWEKLAYRHTQDVADKLLATATGSEFAGRVVKKDKTEYVYRLASAEQNFRQRLRAALPRWAQSVRDDPDAGSAELSAGRAPQPA